A DNA window from Christiangramia salexigens contains the following coding sequences:
- a CDS encoding OmpA family protein: MKNLYSTLFILFLSITAFGQRSDIKEANRFFAQAAYIDAADAYEKVNNKSQEVLQNLGDSYFFVNQMKNAAEVYELLFLRHDGNVAPEYQFRFAHALMAQGDYVKADKYMNMATGENWDHEKFASKLDTLVPHKFKYDQVMNNQSSSDFGIAFYGDRIAFASTRNQERPIYPWNKMPTLDLYSAKMSEKGEMSDIVLFSDKINTDSHESSATFNQDGTVMFFDRTNEKRVKNEEDVRVAHIRIYRAEKVNGEWTNIQALPFTSEEYSTEHPSLSADGTKLYFSSDMPGGSGSFDIYVVNVNEDGTYGSPKNLGPGVNTPQREQFPFISDENILYFTSDGLQGFGNLDIFRTEGDFSKSENLGRSINSGNDDFAFVIKEADEIGYFASNRRGTDNLYRFTREENVIVEAPTVTDETSGQDVIPIDGSKIYFDFDKATIKPESKPILDSVVTYMNKYSNIKVKVESHADARGSDKYNMDLSKRRAASTVNYLVEKGIDKARLTSEGYGESRPVNDCTKPNMCTEAQYAKNRRSVFVVSNREAKKEVKQEMEKEEEN; the protein is encoded by the coding sequence ATGAAAAATTTATATAGTACACTTTTTATATTATTTCTAAGCATTACGGCATTCGGCCAAAGGTCTGATATCAAAGAGGCCAACCGGTTTTTTGCACAAGCAGCTTATATAGATGCGGCTGATGCTTATGAAAAAGTAAACAACAAATCACAAGAAGTACTTCAAAACCTTGGAGATTCTTACTTCTTTGTAAATCAAATGAAAAATGCAGCTGAAGTATATGAACTGCTTTTTCTTAGGCACGATGGAAATGTAGCGCCTGAATATCAATTCAGGTTTGCTCATGCTCTTATGGCTCAGGGAGATTACGTTAAAGCCGACAAGTATATGAATATGGCTACGGGAGAAAACTGGGATCATGAGAAGTTCGCTTCTAAACTTGACACACTTGTACCTCATAAGTTCAAGTATGATCAGGTAATGAATAACCAGTCTTCATCAGACTTTGGTATTGCTTTCTACGGAGACCGAATTGCTTTTGCGTCTACACGCAACCAGGAGCGTCCAATTTATCCTTGGAACAAAATGCCAACTCTTGATCTATACAGCGCCAAAATGTCTGAAAAAGGTGAAATGAGCGATATCGTTCTATTCTCCGATAAGATCAATACAGACTCTCATGAGAGCTCTGCTACCTTTAACCAGGACGGCACCGTAATGTTCTTTGACAGAACTAACGAAAAAAGAGTAAAGAACGAGGAGGATGTTCGTGTTGCTCACATTAGAATTTACAGAGCTGAAAAAGTGAATGGTGAATGGACCAATATCCAGGCACTTCCTTTTACAAGCGAAGAATATTCTACAGAGCACCCAAGTTTAAGCGCCGATGGAACCAAACTTTATTTTTCGAGCGATATGCCGGGAGGAAGTGGTTCATTCGACATCTATGTAGTAAATGTTAATGAAGATGGAACCTACGGATCTCCAAAGAACTTAGGGCCGGGTGTAAACACTCCGCAAAGAGAACAGTTCCCATTCATAAGTGATGAGAATATACTTTATTTCACTTCAGATGGACTTCAAGGTTTTGGAAACCTGGATATCTTTAGAACTGAAGGAGATTTTTCAAAGTCAGAGAACTTAGGAAGATCTATCAATAGTGGTAACGACGATTTTGCTTTTGTAATTAAGGAAGCAGACGAAATAGGTTATTTCGCATCAAACAGAAGAGGAACAGACAATCTTTACAGATTCACCCGTGAGGAGAACGTAATTGTTGAAGCTCCAACTGTGACAGACGAAACTAGTGGCCAGGATGTTATTCCAATTGATGGAAGCAAGATCTACTTTGATTTTGATAAAGCTACTATCAAGCCAGAATCTAAGCCAATTCTAGACTCTGTTGTTACTTATATGAACAAATACTCTAACATCAAGGTAAAAGTTGAATCACATGCTGATGCTCGTGGCTCAGATAAATACAACATGGATTTATCTAAGAGAAGAGCTGCCTCTACTGTAAACTACCTTGTAGAGAAAGGTATTGACAAAGCTAGATTAACTTCTGAAGGTTATGGTGAAAGCAGACCGGTTAACGACTGTACTAAACCAAATATGTGTACTGAAGCTCAGTATGCTAAAAACCGTAGAAGTGTATTCGTAGTATCTAACAGAGAAGCGAAGAAAGAGGTAAAACAGGAAATGGAAAAGGAAGAAGAGAACTAA
- a CDS encoding adenylate kinase: protein MIKLHDLEFEPFISEGEITEAIDRISGELNQKYKHEKPVFLGVLNGSFMFASEVIKRFEGDCEVSFVKLGSYEGTETTGNVKTLIGLNQELEGRQVILLEDIVDTGNTLVEIDEILKKAKVKDYKVATLFFKPEAYKKNVPVEFKGLEIPNKFIVGFGLDYDGLGRNLTQVYKRKENEMTNLVLFGPPGAGKGTQATILKDKYQLVHISTGDVFRFNIKNQTELGLSAKSYMDKGQLVPDEVTINMLKAEVEKNADAKGFIFDGFPRTEAQAEALSEYLESRGTKVDAMIALEVEDEILVERLLERGKTSGRPDDANENVVKNRIKVYYNETAILKNYYQKKDRYFGVNGVGSIEEITERLSGVIDQLMK, encoded by the coding sequence TTGATAAAGTTACATGATCTTGAATTTGAGCCTTTTATTTCTGAAGGTGAAATTACAGAAGCTATAGATAGGATTTCCGGTGAATTGAACCAAAAATATAAGCATGAAAAACCTGTTTTTCTTGGGGTTCTAAACGGCTCTTTTATGTTTGCTTCAGAGGTGATTAAAAGGTTTGAAGGGGATTGTGAGGTAAGCTTTGTCAAACTTGGTTCCTATGAAGGGACTGAAACAACCGGAAATGTGAAAACCTTGATAGGTCTCAATCAGGAACTGGAAGGTAGACAGGTTATTCTTTTAGAAGATATTGTAGATACCGGTAATACTCTTGTTGAAATTGATGAGATTTTAAAAAAGGCAAAGGTGAAAGATTATAAGGTAGCAACTTTATTTTTTAAACCTGAAGCTTATAAAAAAAATGTTCCCGTAGAGTTTAAGGGATTAGAAATACCTAATAAATTTATTGTTGGTTTCGGGCTGGATTATGATGGATTAGGCCGAAACCTTACTCAAGTATATAAACGCAAAGAAAACGAAATGACAAATCTAGTATTGTTTGGCCCTCCTGGTGCAGGCAAAGGAACTCAGGCGACGATTCTTAAAGACAAATATCAATTAGTGCATATTTCTACCGGTGATGTTTTTAGATTTAATATCAAAAATCAAACTGAGCTTGGTTTAAGTGCAAAATCATATATGGATAAAGGGCAATTGGTTCCCGATGAGGTGACCATCAATATGCTTAAAGCTGAGGTTGAAAAAAATGCCGATGCGAAAGGCTTTATTTTTGATGGTTTTCCCAGAACAGAAGCTCAGGCAGAGGCACTTAGTGAATACCTGGAATCCAGAGGAACTAAAGTGGATGCTATGATCGCCTTAGAGGTAGAGGATGAAATCCTTGTGGAACGTTTGCTTGAAAGAGGTAAAACGTCAGGGAGACCGGATGATGCTAATGAGAATGTTGTTAAAAACCGAATTAAGGTTTACTATAATGAAACTGCTATTTTGAAAAATTACTATCAGAAAAAAGATAGATATTTTGGAGTAAATGGTGTTGGGAGTATTGAGGAGATCACAGAGCGTTTAAGCGGTGTGATAGACCAATTAATGAAATAA
- the obgE gene encoding GTPase ObgE, which translates to MTEGNFVDYVKIHVFSGKGGKGSAHLHREKYIAKGGPDGGDGGRGGHVIVKGNKNLWTLYHLKFKRHVKAEHGENGGKQRSSGADGSDQYIDVPLGTVIRDTETNEIIKEITEDGQEFVVAEGGLGGRGNWHFKSSTNQTPRYAQPGIDGQQVDITLELKVLADVGLVGFPNAGKSTLLSVVTAAKPKIADYEFTTLKPNLGIVQYRDFKTFIIADIPGIIEGAAEGKGLGHRFLRHIERNSTLLFLIPADAPSITEQYEILLDELKRYNPELMDKDRLIAISKSDLLDAELKTEMAEELDKELKQPYIFISSVAQQGLTELKDKLWQMLNKEPV; encoded by the coding sequence ATGACTGAAGGGAATTTTGTTGACTATGTGAAAATTCATGTTTTTTCCGGAAAAGGAGGAAAGGGTTCTGCTCACCTTCACCGGGAGAAATATATTGCCAAGGGTGGTCCCGATGGTGGTGATGGAGGCCGTGGAGGTCATGTGATTGTGAAAGGAAACAAAAATCTCTGGACCCTATATCATTTAAAGTTTAAGCGTCACGTAAAAGCCGAACATGGCGAAAATGGCGGTAAACAAAGAAGTTCTGGTGCAGATGGTTCAGATCAATATATAGATGTTCCTTTAGGGACGGTTATAAGAGATACTGAGACCAATGAGATTATTAAGGAGATCACAGAGGATGGACAGGAATTTGTTGTGGCTGAAGGTGGATTGGGTGGCCGTGGTAACTGGCACTTTAAGAGTTCTACCAACCAGACGCCAAGATATGCTCAGCCGGGTATAGATGGTCAGCAGGTGGATATAACCCTAGAATTGAAGGTTCTCGCAGACGTTGGATTAGTTGGTTTCCCTAATGCAGGTAAATCTACTTTACTGTCTGTAGTGACGGCTGCAAAGCCAAAGATCGCAGATTATGAGTTCACAACTTTAAAACCTAATCTGGGAATTGTACAATACCGGGATTTTAAAACCTTTATCATTGCCGATATTCCGGGTATAATTGAAGGGGCTGCTGAGGGAAAAGGTCTTGGTCACAGGTTCCTTAGGCATATTGAAAGAAACTCTACCTTATTGTTTCTTATTCCTGCAGATGCGCCGAGTATAACCGAACAGTATGAGATCCTCCTGGATGAGTTGAAGAGATATAATCCAGAATTAATGGATAAAGACCGACTTATCGCTATTTCGAAAAGTGACTTGCTCGATGCTGAATTAAAGACCGAAATGGCCGAAGAACTAGATAAAGAATTGAAACAACCATACATATTTATTTCTTCTGTAGCTCAACAGGGTCTTACTGAATTGAAGGATAAGTTATGGCAAATGCTTAATAAAGAACCAGTTTAA
- the purE gene encoding 5-(carboxyamino)imidazole ribonucleotide mutase, whose amino-acid sequence MGKVAVIMGSTSDMPVMQEAIDILKGFDIEVEVDIVSAHRTPEKLFEFSKTAHEKDIKVIIAGAGGAAHLPGMVASMSPLPVIGVPVKSRNSIDGWDSVLSILQMPGGVPVATVALDGAKNAGILAAQIIGASDKCVLDKILVYKEGLKQKVIEGAKSIKK is encoded by the coding sequence ATGGGAAAAGTAGCAGTTATAATGGGTAGCACAAGCGATATGCCCGTAATGCAGGAAGCAATAGATATTCTTAAGGGATTCGATATCGAAGTTGAAGTAGATATTGTTTCTGCCCACCGAACCCCGGAAAAATTATTTGAATTTAGTAAAACCGCTCACGAAAAAGATATTAAAGTGATTATCGCGGGAGCCGGAGGTGCTGCACATTTACCGGGCATGGTAGCATCCATGTCTCCACTACCCGTAATTGGTGTACCTGTAAAATCCAGGAATTCTATTGACGGATGGGATTCTGTTCTTTCAATATTACAAATGCCCGGAGGAGTCCCGGTTGCAACCGTAGCACTGGACGGAGCAAAGAATGCGGGGATCCTGGCAGCTCAGATCATAGGTGCTTCAGATAAATGTGTACTGGATAAAATTTTGGTATACAAGGAAGGCCTCAAACAAAAGGTCATAGAAGGAGCCAAATCGATCAAAAAATAA
- a CDS encoding DUF4136 domain-containing protein has translation MKRFKLGILLLFIISCNTPKAAFDYDNQVDFKTFSSYALFPDFQSGLSQLDQARLIESLDFYLKEEGFENSSETPDIYVNVYTEKFEQDNRSRIGVGLGGGGGNVGVGVSGGIPVGQMDTYLKLTFDFISVKDDELVWQAIVESPFNLNASPQERKDRFDKIVKKALEGYPPKK, from the coding sequence ATGAAAAGATTCAAATTAGGCATATTATTGCTATTTATAATCTCCTGTAATACGCCAAAGGCAGCCTTCGACTACGATAATCAGGTCGATTTTAAGACCTTTAGCAGTTACGCATTATTTCCAGATTTTCAATCCGGCTTAAGTCAACTAGACCAGGCGAGGCTGATTGAAAGTCTGGATTTTTATTTAAAGGAAGAAGGTTTCGAGAATTCCTCAGAAACACCTGATATATATGTAAATGTTTATACTGAAAAGTTTGAACAGGATAATCGTAGTCGTATAGGTGTTGGACTTGGTGGCGGTGGAGGAAATGTTGGAGTGGGCGTTTCGGGTGGTATACCCGTAGGTCAAATGGATACTTATCTTAAACTCACATTCGATTTTATAAGTGTAAAAGATGATGAATTGGTATGGCAGGCAATAGTAGAAAGTCCATTCAATTTAAATGCTTCTCCACAGGAAAGGAAAGATCGGTTTGATAAGATCGTGAAAAAAGCACTAGAGGGTTATCCTCCTAAAAAATAA
- a CDS encoding PorP/SprF family type IX secretion system membrane protein: MKKFITKYLIFAGIILFSIKGMSQQDPLFTQYMYNMSVINPAYATDDPGMLNLGGIYRMQWVDVEGAPRTLNFFAHTPVSERVELGLTVVHDEIGGWVKENNITADFAYVIPASENTKLSFGAKAGLSTFDANLSGLDLNDPNDPAFENQSEIFPVFGVGAFWFGDNHYFGISAPNLFTSKHIENERGLRDLGVEEVHYFLTGGYVFDLGENLKLKPSTMVRAVKGAPLSVDLNANVLLYDRLEAGIGYRFDETVTGLVNFKVTPSLRIGYAYDYPTYDLSRDGSHEIMLLFDLDLFGLNKGYDKSPRFF; this comes from the coding sequence ATGAAAAAATTTATCACAAAATATTTAATATTCGCAGGCATTATCCTTTTTTCAATAAAAGGTATGTCTCAGCAAGATCCGCTATTCACTCAGTACATGTACAATATGAGTGTAATAAATCCGGCATATGCTACAGATGATCCAGGAATGTTGAATCTGGGAGGCATATACAGAATGCAATGGGTAGATGTTGAGGGCGCACCACGCACCCTTAACTTCTTCGCCCACACTCCGGTTAGCGAAAGAGTAGAATTAGGACTTACAGTAGTTCACGATGAAATAGGTGGATGGGTTAAGGAAAATAACATCACTGCAGATTTCGCATATGTTATTCCTGCCAGCGAAAACACTAAATTATCGTTTGGAGCAAAAGCCGGTCTTAGTACTTTCGATGCTAATCTTTCAGGACTGGATCTAAACGATCCTAATGATCCTGCTTTTGAAAATCAAAGTGAAATATTTCCAGTTTTTGGTGTAGGTGCATTTTGGTTTGGAGACAACCACTATTTTGGTATTTCTGCACCGAACTTATTTACTTCAAAACATATCGAGAATGAGCGAGGTCTGCGCGACCTTGGTGTTGAGGAAGTACATTATTTCCTTACCGGAGGTTATGTATTTGATTTAGGTGAAAACTTAAAGCTTAAACCTTCTACAATGGTAAGAGCAGTTAAAGGCGCTCCACTGTCTGTAGACCTTAATGCGAACGTTTTGTTATACGATCGTCTTGAAGCAGGTATTGGATATAGATTTGATGAAACCGTAACAGGTTTGGTAAACTTTAAAGTTACTCCATCTCTTAGAATCGGTTATGCTTATGACTATCCTACTTACGACCTTAGCAGGGACGGTTCACATGAGATCATGCTTCTGTTTGATCTGGACCTATTTGGCCTGAACAAAGGATATGACAAATCACCTAGATTCTTCTAA
- a CDS encoding 5-(carboxyamino)imidazole ribonucleotide synthase produces the protein MVNYFSSDFKLGILGGGQLGKMMLYETRKYDIQTLVMDPSDEAPCKISCNHFEQGDLMDYETVLKFGRKADVLTFEIEGVNVEALKKLESEGIKTYPSASTLEKIQNKAVQKKFYSEKQLPTAPFKVFDTIEDLKNSLSAKEIEIPFVWKSATGGYDGKGVSVIKNAEDVKKLPEGECIAEQLIPFKNELAVIVARNPSGDIKTYPVVEMEFHPTANQVEYVICPARIENTVAEKARVLAEKVSDAFQHVGLLAVEMFQTEDDDILINEVAPRPHNSGHYSIEASYTNQFEQHIRAILDLPLGNTESKVGGIMVNLVGDKDHEGEVQYENIEEIMSLDGVTPHIYGKKITRPFRKMGHVTIVDKDLSKAREVAEKVKNSIKVISKNK, from the coding sequence ATGGTAAATTATTTTTCTTCAGACTTTAAGCTCGGAATCCTGGGAGGAGGCCAACTCGGGAAAATGATGTTATACGAGACCAGAAAATATGATATCCAAACTCTGGTTATGGACCCCAGTGATGAAGCTCCCTGTAAAATTTCATGCAACCATTTTGAACAGGGCGATCTAATGGACTATGAAACGGTACTGAAATTTGGCAGAAAGGCAGATGTCCTGACTTTTGAAATTGAAGGCGTTAATGTAGAAGCTCTTAAAAAATTAGAATCTGAAGGAATTAAAACCTATCCATCTGCATCTACTTTAGAAAAGATCCAAAACAAGGCAGTGCAAAAGAAATTTTACAGCGAGAAGCAACTTCCAACTGCTCCTTTCAAAGTTTTTGACACTATTGAAGACCTGAAGAATTCTCTGAGTGCCAAAGAAATTGAAATTCCTTTCGTTTGGAAAAGCGCCACTGGTGGTTACGACGGTAAGGGAGTTTCAGTCATAAAAAACGCAGAAGATGTAAAAAAGCTTCCAGAGGGAGAATGTATTGCAGAGCAATTAATTCCGTTTAAGAATGAATTAGCTGTAATTGTGGCAAGAAACCCATCGGGTGATATTAAAACCTATCCAGTAGTAGAAATGGAGTTTCATCCAACTGCCAATCAGGTGGAATATGTGATATGCCCCGCAAGGATAGAAAATACCGTTGCCGAAAAGGCACGAGTGCTTGCTGAAAAAGTTTCGGATGCGTTCCAGCATGTTGGTTTACTGGCTGTGGAAATGTTCCAAACAGAGGATGATGATATTTTAATTAACGAAGTTGCTCCAAGACCTCACAATAGTGGACATTACAGTATTGAAGCTTCATACACTAATCAATTTGAACAACACATCCGTGCTATCTTAGATCTTCCTCTGGGAAATACAGAGAGTAAGGTAGGCGGAATAATGGTAAATTTGGTTGGAGACAAGGATCATGAAGGAGAGGTTCAATACGAGAACATAGAAGAGATCATGAGCCTGGATGGAGTTACACCACACATCTATGGCAAAAAGATAACGCGTCCCTTTAGAAAAATGGGACACGTTACTATCGTAGATAAAGACCTTTCTAAGGCGAGAGAAGTTGCTGAAAAGGTGAAAAACAGCATTAAAGTGATAAGTAAAAACAAGTAA